In one Cloacibacillus porcorum genomic region, the following are encoded:
- a CDS encoding nitrilase-related carbon-nitrogen hydrolase yields MEKKFRAGLVQIPVVLGDRQANMESVERWLSEYYRPAEITTALVLPELWDTGYALDIVPKLADRNAAETTEFLGRLAKKYGCWFTGGSVMAEDNGKYYNRALIINPRGELVTFYDKVHLVPFITVEDGVFEHGEKPCVFDMDGITCGSLICYDIRFPEWIRVYALKGVETLFICSQWTRSRMDLYRTMIRAHAIENMFFTVAVNNCDYSGDIDFGGESFVSSPTGDVLASCSGTRDGKFAEVDVTNINENRQFLKVFEKRLPHLYGDLCK; encoded by the coding sequence ATGGAAAAAAAATTTAGAGCGGGACTCGTCCAGATACCGGTCGTTCTCGGGGACAGGCAGGCAAATATGGAGAGTGTTGAGCGCTGGCTCTCCGAGTATTACAGACCGGCGGAGATTACGACCGCGCTTGTTCTCCCGGAGCTCTGGGACACCGGCTACGCGCTTGATATTGTTCCGAAGCTGGCTGACAGAAACGCGGCTGAAACGACGGAGTTCCTTGGGCGCCTGGCAAAGAAATACGGCTGCTGGTTTACCGGCGGTTCTGTGATGGCGGAAGATAACGGGAAGTATTACAACAGAGCCCTGATCATCAATCCTCGGGGCGAACTGGTCACATTTTACGACAAAGTTCACCTCGTGCCTTTTATAACGGTAGAAGACGGAGTATTTGAGCATGGAGAAAAGCCCTGTGTTTTTGATATGGACGGCATCACCTGCGGGAGCCTTATCTGCTACGACATCCGTTTCCCTGAGTGGATCCGCGTATATGCCCTGAAGGGAGTGGAGACGCTGTTTATCTGCAGCCAGTGGACGCGCTCTCGTATGGACCTCTATCGGACGATGATACGCGCCCATGCGATAGAAAATATGTTCTTTACCGTGGCGGTAAATAACTGTGACTATTCCGGCGACATTGATTTCGGAGGCGAGTCCTTCGTGTCGTCGCCGACCGGCGATGTTCTTGCCTCTTGCAGCGGCACGCGCGACGGAAAGTTTGCCGAAGTGGATGTTACAAACATAAACGAAAACAGGCAGTTTCTCAAGGTTTTTGAAAAACGGCTGCCGCATCTTTACGGCGATCTTTGTAAATAG
- a CDS encoding MFS transporter, with translation MKKFDGITVYTTYALLIMSYFLSCLIRTSGGVVLPVVSSSIGLSSTAVGLISGMYFYGYTMSQPFCGKMCDDKGPLNVEMCGLVVFTCGLLLFSLSENAFMLCVARLLLGVGAGPTFCGLMVFQAKALPPHLFSKFMGFTIMFGHFGGVVSITPLGSAIDMLGYKNVHYILAIFSVIIIFMLYMMNRRLLFIKSEKEQVSRSSGVLRGFRIIFNSRPLLVVVIVWSLTMILQMNLIGLWGVSWISSACLLSQETARNCMSMGGIGVLAGACIIGCTGNKFSKSAAYLRGFYIIQIISLAALIIGVSYCWQWESLAALTFIIGMTLGIINVLCNIFLFKIVGGDLVGTVTGACNVILFLNVLLSQWFSGAFIQKWNETMIFSQVAAPSAFFALVVVLGIVIFYPIYNTSYKSLNE, from the coding sequence ATGAAAAAATTTGATGGAATAACCGTTTATACCACTTATGCGCTGTTGATTATGTCCTATTTCCTAAGCTGCTTGATAAGAACCTCCGGCGGCGTCGTTCTTCCTGTGGTTTCTTCTTCGATAGGGTTGTCCTCAACTGCCGTTGGTCTTATATCTGGAATGTATTTTTACGGTTATACGATGTCACAGCCGTTCTGCGGGAAGATGTGCGACGATAAAGGACCATTAAACGTAGAGATGTGCGGACTTGTAGTGTTTACCTGCGGGCTGTTGCTCTTCTCGCTCTCAGAGAACGCTTTCATGTTGTGCGTGGCGCGTCTCTTACTCGGGGTTGGAGCGGGGCCTACTTTCTGCGGGTTGATGGTTTTTCAGGCTAAAGCGCTGCCTCCGCATCTGTTTTCAAAATTTATGGGATTCACCATAATGTTTGGCCACTTCGGAGGCGTAGTGTCGATAACGCCATTGGGTTCGGCGATTGATATGTTAGGCTATAAGAACGTACATTATATCCTTGCGATTTTTTCTGTAATTATAATTTTTATGCTTTATATGATGAACCGCCGTCTATTGTTTATAAAGTCTGAAAAGGAGCAAGTTTCTCGCAGCAGCGGTGTGTTGAGGGGGTTTCGGATCATATTTAACAGCAGGCCGCTCCTTGTCGTCGTAATTGTGTGGTCCCTAACCATGATACTCCAGATGAACCTGATCGGGTTATGGGGTGTCAGCTGGATAAGCAGCGCCTGCTTATTGTCACAAGAGACGGCAAGAAACTGCATGTCAATGGGCGGTATCGGCGTCCTCGCCGGAGCGTGTATCATTGGCTGCACAGGCAACAAATTTTCTAAATCGGCAGCATACCTTCGGGGGTTCTATATTATACAGATAATAAGTTTGGCTGCATTGATCATTGGCGTGAGTTATTGTTGGCAATGGGAATCTTTAGCAGCTTTAACATTTATAATTGGTATGACATTGGGGATTATAAATGTTTTATGCAATATATTCCTATTTAAGATAGTTGGCGGAGATTTGGTTGGGACGGTAACTGGGGCATGCAATGTTATCCTGTTTTTAAATGTGCTGCTGAGCCAGTGGTTTTCAGGCGCGTTTATTCAGAAATGGAACGAAACGATGATTTTTTCACAAGTTGCAGCACCATCAGCGTTTTTTGCACTTGTAGTTGTCTTGGGAATAGTTATCTTTTATCCTATTTATAATACATCTTATAAATCGCTGAACGAGTAG